The Anabrus simplex isolate iqAnaSimp1 chromosome 1, ASM4041472v1, whole genome shotgun sequence genome window below encodes:
- the LOC136858044 gene encoding ATP synthase subunit s, mitochondrial-like: MTSLLTNLIKARPPLSNHRNLWAWLNIVWNSYDQERVKDVGPDRACAEWLMRNGAFIKWSGDQEYTKDYNALPETSKEHPCIRFIEEIDATEASILYVGFIHFTGCNHIKRIKFHRCYNIEDRALENLSIVKDSLQHLQVSSCGNVSDNGILALKILENLKTLLLFDLPEFKKRDECLKTLKESLPNCKIQYGCVKPMEGSLGKGTKEECLE; the protein is encoded by the coding sequence ATGACTTCGTTACTGACTAATCTAATTAAAGCAAGACCACCTTTATCGAATCATAGAAACTTGTGGGCCTGGTTAAATATAGTATGGAATTCTTATGATCAAGAACGTGTAAAAGATGTTGGACCTGATCGAGCATGTGCAGAATGGCTCATGCGTAATGGTGCGTTTATCAAGTGGTCTGGTGATCAAGAGTACACTAAGGATTACAACGCTTTACCAGAAACCAGTAAAGAGCATCCATGTAtccgatttattgaagaaattgATGCCACTGAAGCTTCAATATTGTACGTTGGATTTATTCATTTTACTGGTTGTAACCATATAAAGAGAATAAAATTTCACCGTTGTTACAACATTGAGGACAGAGCTTTGGAAAATCTCTCGATTGTAAAGGACTCCCTTCAACATTTGCAAGTTAGTAGCTGCGGAAATGTATCAGATAATGGAATACTTGCTCTGAAGATACTTGAAAATTTGAAAACACTGCTTCTCTTTGATTTACCAGAGTTCAAAAAGAGAGATGAATGTTTAAAGACATTGAAAGAATCTTTGCCGAACTGCAAGATTCAGTACGGCTGTGTGAAACCTATGGAAGGGTCTTTGGGTAAAGGAACGAAAGAAGAATGTTTGGAATAA